ccttatatatatgtaGCTTCTAGTCATTGTATTCATTCAATAAgagaaatataatataaaattattcttcatcttgttcttCTCTCACGTCTCTTAGAAGCATAGTGCTGTTGTGCTTCTTGTTTTACCTGTAAAAGTTTACACTGTTGCCTACTGTCTTTTCATGTTTGCTTATACAATTGCTGCCCTTATATGCCCTATGCTCCACTACAAATACACTTGCTTTAGTTAAGTGCCAAATAGTCTCATTGTATAGAGCTATTCTACCTTACATTAGTTTTCCCTACTCGTCTCTTCCTTACATTAATCCTCCGCTCGTAATTCCTATCAAGTTTGTTTATCTCCATTAAATAAATAGTATAATCTTAGGCTAGAATGATGGATGTAGCCCTTAATTagtgaaccaccttaaatcttcttgtttatttctttattgTCATTCATTATTAACGTAGCTTGCATGTTTGGTTCCAACATTAAAACACATCATAAACATTTACTTAAACTCTATTTTTGTGATCCTTAAATGATTGAAACACCTCACCTCTCAATAAGGCAAAGCAAGGGAGGAGGCAAGCTATTGGCGTGCAAACATGCTCTAAATGGCAAATAATGTTTCTGACCTCGTAAATCAGTCTAAAACAGAAGTAAAAGGATGTATAAATGGGTATTTACAAAATCATATAGGGACACCATGTTGCAGCAAGTTGGTTACATATTGTCGATGGTAAatccaagaaaaaaaaaggtgatataaataatttaaaataaaaaaaggaaataatatatacagttCAGGGctgtatataaaaaataatcttgtatttaatttatataatttgaaattatttttactttgaaaacataaatatttaattataattaatgatTTGAATCTTTATTCTTTCGTGGGAAGTTAAAATCTttatataaaacattaattgtttttcaatttttagattaaattaccttaaaaatctaaaattattaatgataaagggaatttgttaatttttatttatatatgctacttgattttattttggatctaaGTTATGTCAACTGACCTCATTGAATATACACTACATCCGCTCATGTTGTCTACTTTATCATTATGGCATGTAAGATTAGTTAGGCCGTGACAGTTTGTCACAAAATATCACCATTgtccactcgtgtggacacggaaTACCTGTGGGCTTGGCCCCACAAACTTATGGGTCAAGAGCATTGacttgacttgcatatatatttgGTGAGGTTTATTGTTCCCCAAAATCATATGATAGTAGGAGAATTAGCCCATCTAATATATATGCAGATTTACAACAcattattttatcgatgtgaaTCTTGTTTTACATGTGAAGAGTTACGGTAATTCTTTTGGGATGAGTTAACACTAATAAAGTAACAGAGTAGGCAGTAGTTGATAAATTATGATCATTTAGGGTTTTTGACTAAATTCTGACTATTTGCAACTGTTCCTGTTTACCCACTAATATTATTTCGATCAATCATTTACTAATGTAATTCGAAGtggtaaaataattttaaaaaatcaaaatataaaatgtttGACCCCCAAATGGCATGACCTGTGCACGATGACATGTGGTTTTTGACTATATTGTATGTGCCTCATTTTGGGTTCCCAAACACGATACGATCAATAATACAGCATGACACGACATTTTTCATAAAACGACATGACGCAAAGCAcaacaaaaaaaacacaatttcaATGGTTATACTCCTAcctaatttttcttaagtaCATTATGCTATTATGCCATACTTTTTGGTCATATGGATTTTGGATTTTCTGGGCAGTTTAATGTACTAGCTAGCCCAAAAGGAAGTGTGGCTGGATAAATTAGTGGGGAAACTAATATGATACCAGATATATGGGCTTAGCTTGAATAACTCAGGTATGATGAGCTAATTACTTGAACACTTATAATGCAAAAGTACAACAAGATCCAATTTTTTAGTCTGAAAATGAGTTGACATTAGGAGTTAGCACCTAAAAGTTATTCCAAGTCTCATCTGGCTTTATCTTAGGTTTAGGTTTCCTTATTTTAACCAATACACCACAATACATGACCACAAAATATGATCAAAAGCTTAATATTAACTACTCCACACTTCAACCCATCAACTCCATCCTCTTATTCTTATACATCTCACTTTTTTCTTCATATATAAACACAATGCAGGCAGACTCCATATTCATCACTACCAATCCATACAAAACCAATTACCAACTATCTCTTTTAAATCCAAGTTCTTTAAAAGTAAAACTCACCAATGGCTTACTTAATCAAGAATCATATTTTTTGCCTTACATTACTACTCTGTCTCATCACATTTTCCACCTCAGCTCGAATCCTTGATGAAGCAGCTGCCCCTGTTGCTGGAACCGGGCCTTCTGGTGGGGCTGGTGTTGGAGCTATCGGTGCAGCTGTTGGGCCTGGTGTTGGACCTGTTGGTGCCACAGGTGCAGCTGGTGGGCCCGGTGTTGGAGCTGTGGGTGGCACCGGTGCAGCTGGTGGGGCCAGTATTGGAGCTGTGGTAAATGGGAACCATCCTGATTTAATCTTTTTCATGCATGACATCTTAGGAGGATCAAACCCAACAGCCAAAGCAATAACTGGTGTTGTTACAAACCCTGCTGTTAGTGGGCAGGTACCCTTTGCTAAGCCCAATGGCGCGGTCATCCCAACAAACAACGGAATCCCTCAAAACAACGACAACACTGGAataatcaacaacaacaatgttccATTCCTAACCGGTCTTGGTGGTGGAAATCCgaatataatgcaaaataatGGTAACAACTTCATAGGAGGAAATGGATTCCCTATCATGAATGGTGCACAACTCTCTTCGGGAAACACCCTGCAGCAGCTTATGTTCGGAACAATGATTGCTGTCGATGACGAGCTAACTGAAGGACACGAATTGAACTCAGGTATGTTGGGACGTGCACAAGGGTTTTATGTTTACAGCTCGGTTGATGGAAAGACACAAACTCTGGCTTTTACTGCTATGTTTCAAGAAGGTGGTTATCACGACAGTCTAAACTTCTTTGGGGTTCATCAGACTGCGGTTTCTGAATCTATTATTGGTGTCATGGGTGGGACTGGGAAGTATGTTAATGCTAAAGGATATGCTGTTGTTAAAACACTTCCTCCTGTTGATGTACATGAGACTGATGGCCTTGAAACCGTGCTCGAGTTTTCAGTTTTTCTGACTTATTGATGTGCTTAGATTGTgtaattgttgttgtttatGATTTGTATTACATTGTGAAGTTTGTGTAGAATGTGAAAGATATTTGATTGTTTTGAAAAATTTGTTTACATTGTTAAAACTTGTACAGTTCATTTGTTAACACATAGCTTGGCCTATGAGTGTAATCACATTGCTTAATGGATCCTTAAATCTGATAAATTTGAATATGGTATGAGGGCCTTTGACCTTTTTTTTGTGATCCATGTTTGTTGGGTTTAAAGCATCAATAGAAGTGAGGCCCATAAGGTTTGTCAAGGAGCTGAAATTAACCCAGAGTGaacatgaaaatttgaaaaaaataagattatttaacaactttattccaaaaacaaGCTTCGGAAAAACTTTactcccaaaataagcgtccttgccTTCAAACCTAGGCTTGGTAAAAACTCGCGTTTACTAACAGCGAGTTAAagcaaatggtcaaaatttgaGTAAAGGGTCAATTCCCTGTTAGGTCAGCGACTTAaagagttgactggtcaactcatatgtcgctgttactaacagcgacttaatgcgacTTAAATTTCCAGtttctcttcttcctcatttcagtttACTTCGTCATTCCAAGTTTATAACCTACGagatctccctcttctttccaccattaaaatcaacctcaattcttcaattaatctcatcaaattccaagtttgtactaattagttctgtcatcttcctacGTTCActtaagttactatttttttgtgtttttttccattttcgaaaATTACGGTTCACAAAATGTTCATGaactttcacataaatgcaggttcttaaacttgcaatttactacttCTTGTTGATCAACAAATTATCTAttaaggtacgtttttattataaattttttagttcttgttgattttaaaatgtatgtcatttaTAGTGGTCATATAATATCAAATTCTATGAATTtgtcaaatgtacttgttatttgccatgatcttcatattgaggttgtttgttcatgaatttaatgtagaaaatgttttagtttaatgtagagaatgtttgaatgcgaaccctaaatttgagtttaatttagagaatgtttgaatgcaaaacctaaatttaatcaatgttgttatgtagtatatatttatgagcttgatggtgatgttgattttgtacgtattgttgtagaaatggcttcatttcgtgtgactgttgtatgcttttggaatggttcaattcgatcaagtagtaacaatgttaagtatgttgggggaagacgtaaactgtttgcatgcaactcaaacatggatttgaatgaatttaaacatcttatatgctctaagattggcatttaCAGTACAAGAAGTACtattaatgtaagttttaagtacaatatgagtggagatttgttagcttttccggttgaggatgaggaggctttagatgcaatgtgggagtactcaaagtctacctctattccttctttagagttatatgtagaagaggtacccttagggaatcaagatgtcaatgttgaagaaacaaatgcattcctgaatgtaacttcttctgctccttctcatacccccttccctacccaagaaacctaAAATCCTATTATggcatcttcctcttctccttttAATGAACCCAATGAACTTCAaattcaagtctcaaatgatgatacttttaacttagaagatacaaatgagccttgggtgatgttaatagtgagagtaatgaattcgtagaagctccttctgaggaggatgtgggtgttgacgaggaggctctagctaatgacatgagcttaggcaacattccaacaatcattgctcctacaccttatgcactagttccccctctagatgaacacgttgAGGATAACTGTTGGAGGTCTTGGGCATGTGATACAACCTATAccgatgaaggagagtttcaaaagggtatgatgtttgataacaggGATGCGTTGTTGGatgctgttagattgtatcatattcgtaggaacgtgGAGTACCGAAacgagacttcaaatcaaaccgtgctcaccttgaagtgtaagagagggtgtgcttggaggcttagggctaggaagagctcctattcatcttcatgggagattgttacatataaagggaagcatgggggttgtgtattaagtactgaaaatgtttcagctggacacattcatttgacctcttccgtgattaacaatcttattagaaattgtgttgctgaagacccatcaattaaggtctcaATAGTGcgacaaatggtgaaagaccaatgTGGTGTcaaagtgacctataagcgggcatggtgtgctaaacagtaagcccttctctccatctatgggacatgggaagattcttatcctcttcttccacggTTCTTGAAAGCATTGCAACTTTCTAACCCCGGCACTGTAGTTGattggttctttaaggaagataatgatgttggtgtgtacatccgtcctagtattagaacttttcAACGTGTCTTCTGGGCTTTtaaacctagtattgaggggttcaagtattgcaaaccccttattgccattgacggaacacatttgtatggtaagtatttCCATACGTTGTTAACTGCGATTgctcaagatgggaacaagggaatcttcccgcttgcATTTGCTTTGGTAGAGAAAGAATGCATAGCTGCGTGGCCTTGGTTTATGGCGTGTGTTCGTAAacatgtgatgcatagtccaggtTTATGTGTTATTTCCGATAGACATGCGGGCATTCTACCAACTatggaggagccggaatggcaacctccGAATGCCCATCGTAGGTTTtgcttgcggcatttgttaagtaacttcaaccgtcaaatgggtaatgtgaagcTGAAAAAGATGTATGGAAGGACTacagagcaaagacaaccacatAAGGTCATTAAGGGATTGAAGGCAACTAGTGTTGTTAATCGAGAAgctcttttttggattgatcaagttagtgatatgtgtaaatggtttatatgtcatgatggagggtataagtatggtgttactaataccaacttagccgaagtattcaataacgtgatgaagggtgtacgtttcttgcctataactactcttgtggagttcaccttctaccgtgttaatgattattttgttaaaagacgCAAGAATGCAAATGCATGGTTAATTGGGGGAAGTAAGTACACTTCACACGCGACAAGAATTATCACCTGTAACACTGAGAAGGCAAACTTCCATGAGATTGTCGCATTTGACTATAGACGAGGCCTTTTCAAGTTAAGACTGGACGTGGTAATAGAGAATCcgccaagggtggtaaaatacaaagtgtggatATGAGTGAGAggaaatgcacttgtaacaaaccctTCATATATTAgttaccttgttctcatgttcttgccgtTTGTATTAAAAGACACTTATTGTATGAGCGTTTTGTGAACTCCTGCTACACAACCCAGAGCTATGTTAATACATATGAATCCATATTCATGcgttgattgataagaggtcatggcctcaatacaccggtgttgagctgatacacgatccagatcacattcgTGGACTAGGAAGACCTAAGTCAAGGAGGATCACCAACGAGATGGACGAAGGCTCAAGGAGACGCAACGCTTGTCGACGTTGTGGTagtgaaggtcacaacactagaacttgcacgtcaaggtaaataatatttgtatttgagtatataaacataaacactatgaaacaaataataacataagtaaacaatttGAGTATTTCTTAAGTATTGCATATACAATCATTACTACAACTTAGTTGTTGTTGAATTGCagtagagatggatccagcagctccaggccctcgAGACCCTAGTGTACTGACGATGCAGGCGGATCACATGAGCAGTGTACTATGGGATGTCCAGATTAGTGAACTTAGTATTTTGAATGTATATGCCTTTATACTTTAACTTTATGCTAATATAATCTTTGCGTTTAGGTGTCCGACGTGGAGTCATATAAACCAGGCATCCTGACTCTGCTCCGTGGGACATTGACGCATGGATCATCCCCTACCTTCAGCGAGCGAGGTTGTACGACTTCCACCTCATCGCTTATGGGAGAGTCGATCGGGCGCTAgtcacggctttagtcgagcggtggcGCCAAGAGACCCATACCTTCCAActacctctaggtgaggctactgTCACTTTACTTAACGTAGCtgtgcttacacggcttcccatcgagggacatgccgtGTGCACCGTTGGACGCCAACTGAAAGTTGGCAAGACAAAGTCCATAGATTATTAGGAGTCCGACTTCCCGTAGAGGTAACCAAAGGGAGTAGCCTGCGCGTAACATGGTTTGCGCAGAACTTCTCGCACCTCCCTAAAGGTACTGATGAGGCTACCGTTGAGAGATATGCTAAGGCGTATCTCTTAATCTGATTGGtgctgtcttgttctccgacaagactggcaacAGGGTACAGCTTTTGcacttgacgttgcttgatgcgccatgggaggtcatctcTGGTTATAGCTGGAGTTCCGCAACCCTAGCTTATCTTTATAGAAGACTGTGTGAAAAGCTTCCcggaagaacgtgaaggagatcgctggGCCCCTGATTATTTTGCAGGTAATACTAACTTTACATGTTAAcgctttatttcttaatttatttttgtgtttcgtttacttacttatatctgtaattcatagctttgggcgtgggagcacaTTCTAATTGGGCAACCGATGAGGAgtgtgggacgtggtgcatttgcgccaccaattcttccaccccCATATGTGCCGTATGGATCGTGGTGGTCCTTTGAAAAACGTACAAAGACCCACACAGGATCGGGCGTGGGGTTCAACCGCGATCAATTCGATCTACTTCGAGCTGACTAGGTAAAGACTTCACAACAACTAGTCTTGTAACTATCATATATCTGTAATTTACTTATTAAACTTTCACGTGTAGTttcgatgggacccttaccccgtTGAGTCATACGTTGCATTGCCTCAACACTCAGCGatattgtcaggggcgtggagagcctctgtacctttgatatgcttcgacatagtcgaagttCATCTCGCTGAGCGtgtactgcgccaatttgggatggtacagggcattccgcCGCCTTGTGACACAGTGGCGGATCTCCATCACAGTTTAGGCAAGGGTCAGGAACCCAAGAACTGGTTGGAGATCAGCTGGCGCCATATAGCTCGTTGGGATCACAGGCTggagctgctggcccaaggtgcacCGATTGAggctgtaggcgcacctactttggtggattacatgccgtggttcctctctatcactcgtcgatggatgacaccacgaggtatcctCGCGGCAAGCCAGTACGCTCctgcagcaccgacgatgacacactttttaagtattcttcaacgttgattattatTCATAGAACTTACATGCTAtatatttcattaatacttcagTCTTAATGCAGGCATGGGGCATTGCATCTGTCATCAGCTCCACCCAGGAGGAgcctgtacgggagattgcccaaggcatactcctagggacacCGTTTCAGCACTTCATTGCAGAAGTCGATGTACCCGACACCAGTATGGACGAGCAgtggtcatctcctcatcatggcgacgttcatcttgaggaggcaGACTTAACGAGCCCCGACTacggtgccgggtcctcacagAGGGCTGGATcatcacattatcaatcacctcccctacccaagcgtcatgcgacggcctcttactatcgtagaaGGCCTCATAAACCGTCACAGTtcgacagggtacaggaggaggattagcatttgtatactgtttgtatatagtgaacattagtgacattttgtatatattgaacatttgtacatattcaatatttgtaacatttggacttttgtgtataatttgtaatatatatgtagatgtatatatttttatcgtattatcacacgtttattatgaataaaatgatgttaagtacttAGAGtgtttggcgatgaatcattccgccaagaatgcagtatgaatttaatcaaaaacaaacatacAATTATATTCAAATTgggaaaatgctctcgaaaattcaacacaatctcattcatgttcaacgaatcctatcaaattacatagttcattcgttaagttaaaccaccgCAGCTAACTAACATttcttcttaaactttctcatgatcctttcagtctcttctttcctatgtgccatatcatctatttgtctctagagattaaatacctcatctttaagctcttgtttttctttttcaagccgtattattacactagtagaaaaaaacgtattttctgcttatcatttgctgcggttttttcatatacgcagcaaaaaataggaaaaagaacaagaaaaaaaaataattgctgcggttctatgccttgactgcagcaaatactcagttgaacatataaatgctgcggtttgatgtgtgcccgcagcaaatactatTCTCAAATGCTGTGGTTTGTGTTGTCCCCGCAGCAAATAGGCTTTGAATTTTAATAACTGCTGCGGTTGTGGTCtttaaccggagcaattaagttCACTAAAATGGCGCCATTTATattttaacgtttatattttcatgagAAATAACCCTTCGGTTTCCTTATACTGCACGCACAAAACGAACACGCATACTGTTTTCCTTCGTTCTCTTTATAATTCGTTCCATTCCAGACTTCTTCAAActtctcttgttcattatcaaacttcaaactttgaattttcataaacttcgATACAGTACAGCGGTTTTTTTCTTCTACTTTTCTTGTTCTTCTACTGTtcttattcatcatcattcttcaaaatcgttcttgttcattatcaaattaaacttcaaacttagaattttcataaacttcgAACACATATACAGTACATCAGTTT
The Amaranthus tricolor cultivar Red isolate AtriRed21 chromosome 11, ASM2621246v1, whole genome shotgun sequence DNA segment above includes these coding regions:
- the LOC130827237 gene encoding dirigent protein 10-like — encoded protein: MAYLIKNHIFCLTLLLCLITFSTSARILDEAAAPVAGTGPSGGAGVGAIGAAVGPGVGPVGATGAAGGPGVGAVGGTGAAGGASIGAVVNGNHPDLIFFMHDILGGSNPTAKAITGVVTNPAVSGQVPFAKPNGAVIPTNNGIPQNNDNTGIINNNNVPFLTGLGGGNPNIMQNNGNNFIGGNGFPIMNGAQLSSGNTLQQLMFGTMIAVDDELTEGHELNSGMLGRAQGFYVYSSVDGKTQTLAFTAMFQEGGYHDSLNFFGVHQTAVSESIIGVMGGTGKYVNAKGYAVVKTLPPVDVHETDGLETVLEFSVFLTY